From the genome of Amycolatopsis sp. NBC_01488, one region includes:
- a CDS encoding MFS transporter, producing MRVEHRESALEPEPAAAVEVRTPGVVAAGALLAVAVVLTALNLRPAITGVGPMLAEMRGDLGTSVVWAGVLTTLPTLCFAGAGLAAPLLARRAGIGTAIAIALAALAAGLVLRVLDGPVVVLGGTLVATAGIALVNVLIPVVIKDSFPARIGVMTGVYTAALQGGGALGSAVTPQLGDAFGGWRPALGAWAVVAVVALVAWILAARGTGRAPRHADAADAGRSLLRNRLAWIVTIFFGLQAFYAYAAMGWFPQVLMDAGVPRDEAGLLFGLVSLIAVPISLFIAPMAARARGGQGAWIVTLGVFGFAGTTGLMLAPSWSPLLWSLLVGLGMSVFSLALTVIALRARTGADTARLSGMAQGFGYLFAALGPFLFGLLHDVAGGWPVPLAMLLGLLLVQLVFGALAGRRRFV from the coding sequence ATGCGCGTCGAACACCGTGAATCCGCCCTCGAGCCCGAGCCGGCCGCCGCCGTGGAGGTCCGGACGCCGGGCGTGGTCGCCGCCGGCGCGCTGCTCGCGGTCGCGGTGGTGCTCACCGCCCTCAACCTGCGCCCGGCCATCACCGGGGTCGGGCCGATGCTCGCCGAAATGCGCGGCGACCTGGGCACTTCCGTCGTCTGGGCGGGCGTGCTCACGACGTTGCCGACGCTCTGCTTCGCCGGCGCCGGGCTGGCCGCGCCGCTGCTGGCCCGCCGGGCCGGGATCGGCACCGCCATCGCGATCGCCCTGGCCGCGCTGGCGGCCGGGCTCGTGCTGCGGGTGCTCGACGGCCCGGTCGTGGTGCTCGGCGGGACGCTCGTCGCCACGGCCGGGATCGCCTTGGTCAACGTGCTGATCCCGGTGGTCATCAAGGACTCCTTCCCGGCCCGCATCGGCGTCATGACCGGTGTCTACACCGCGGCCCTGCAGGGCGGCGGCGCCCTCGGCTCGGCGGTGACCCCCCAGCTCGGCGACGCGTTCGGCGGCTGGCGCCCGGCTCTGGGCGCGTGGGCGGTGGTGGCCGTCGTCGCGCTGGTCGCGTGGATTCTCGCAGCCCGCGGCACCGGCCGGGCACCGCGTCACGCCGACGCCGCCGACGCCGGCCGGTCGCTGCTGCGCAACCGCCTCGCCTGGATCGTCACGATCTTCTTCGGCCTGCAGGCGTTCTACGCCTACGCGGCGATGGGCTGGTTCCCGCAGGTCCTGATGGACGCCGGCGTGCCGCGCGACGAGGCCGGCCTGTTGTTCGGCCTGGTGTCGCTGATCGCCGTGCCGATCAGCCTCTTCATCGCGCCGATGGCGGCTCGTGCCCGCGGTGGCCAGGGCGCGTGGATCGTCACCCTCGGCGTGTTCGGTTTCGCCGGGACGACCGGGCTGATGCTCGCGCCGTCGTGGTCGCCGCTGCTGTGGAGCCTGCTGGTCGGGCTCGGGATGAGCGTGTTCTCCCTCGCGCTGACGGTGATCGCGCTGCGTGCCAGGACCGGCGCCGACACCGCCCGGCTGTCCGGCATGGCCCAGGGCTTCGGCTACCTCTTCGCCGCGCTGGGGCCGTTCCTGTTCGGCCTGCTGCACGACGTCGCGGGCGGCTGGCCCGTGCCGCTGGCCATGCTGCTGGGCCTGCTGCTCGTCCAGCTGGTGTTCGGAGCGCTCGCCGGCCGCCGCCGGTTCGTCTGA
- a CDS encoding FadR/GntR family transcriptional regulator, producing the protein MPLATTRRAGLVDQVIEQLRTAVAQGEWPLGERIPTEVELGEQLGVGRNTVREAVRALAHTGLLEVRQGDGTYVRATSEVSGAIRRLCGDELREVLQVRRTLEAEGARLAAMSRTDEEVTELRSLLARREAALRERRWEDFAHTDAEFHTAVVRAGHNGLLTELYRGLTEVITASVAATSSITPGVDYVPEIGHEGLADAIAERDPDRAAAEACGFLDELLERLRHA; encoded by the coding sequence GTGCCTCTGGCCACCACCCGCCGGGCCGGCCTGGTCGACCAGGTCATCGAGCAGCTGCGGACCGCGGTCGCGCAGGGCGAATGGCCCCTCGGCGAGCGCATCCCCACCGAAGTCGAGCTGGGCGAACAGCTCGGCGTCGGGCGCAACACCGTCCGCGAAGCCGTGCGCGCGCTCGCGCACACGGGCCTGCTCGAAGTCCGCCAGGGCGACGGCACCTACGTGCGCGCGACCAGCGAGGTCTCCGGCGCGATCCGCCGCCTCTGCGGCGACGAGCTGCGGGAGGTCCTGCAGGTCCGGCGCACCCTCGAAGCCGAAGGCGCCCGGCTCGCGGCGATGTCACGCACCGACGAAGAAGTCACGGAGCTGCGCTCGCTGCTGGCCCGCCGCGAGGCCGCCCTGCGGGAACGACGCTGGGAGGACTTCGCCCACACCGACGCCGAATTCCACACGGCCGTCGTCCGCGCCGGGCACAACGGCCTGCTCACCGAGCTCTACCGCGGGCTGACCGAGGTCATCACGGCCAGCGTCGCCGCGACGTCGAGCATCACCCCGGGCGTCGACTACGTGCCCGAGATCGGCCACGAAGGCCTCGCCGACGCCATCGCCGAGCGCGATCCGGACCGGGCCGCCGCCGAGGCCTGCGGCTTCCTGGACGAGCTCCTGGAGCGCCTCAGGCACGCCTGA
- a CDS encoding ATP-binding cassette domain-containing protein, whose protein sequence is MADAIVAEGLVKKYGKVTALDEMSLRVPEGTVLGVLGPNGAGKTTTVQILTTLQKPDAGHATVAGFDVVKDAHELRSHIGASGQYAAVDPELTGAENLEMVGRLYHLGTKRAKARGRELLARFSLADAADRPVKGYSGGMRRRLDLAGALVANPPVLFLDEPTTGLDPRARTELWDVITELVAGGTTLLLTTQYLEEADRLADSIAVVDHGRVIARGTADELKDLVGGERIELVVGTHDDVLVARRTLARLASGEPQAEGFRLTVPVTHGAKALTETLALLASEGVEVRDVGLRRPTLDDVFLTLTGHDVAETAKEAV, encoded by the coding sequence ATGGCAGACGCCATCGTGGCCGAGGGACTGGTCAAGAAGTACGGGAAGGTCACCGCGCTCGACGAGATGTCGCTGCGGGTGCCCGAAGGCACGGTGCTCGGCGTGCTCGGGCCGAACGGCGCCGGGAAGACCACCACCGTGCAGATCCTCACGACCCTGCAGAAGCCGGACGCCGGCCACGCGACGGTCGCCGGGTTCGACGTCGTGAAGGACGCGCACGAGCTGCGTTCGCACATCGGTGCGTCGGGGCAGTACGCCGCCGTCGACCCGGAGCTGACCGGGGCCGAAAACCTCGAGATGGTCGGCAGGCTGTACCACCTGGGCACCAAGCGGGCCAAGGCGCGCGGCCGGGAGCTGCTGGCCCGGTTCAGCCTGGCCGACGCCGCGGACCGCCCGGTCAAGGGCTACTCCGGCGGCATGCGGCGCCGGCTCGACCTGGCCGGCGCGCTCGTCGCGAACCCGCCGGTGCTGTTCCTCGACGAGCCCACGACCGGGCTCGACCCGCGGGCGCGCACCGAGCTGTGGGACGTCATCACCGAGCTGGTCGCCGGCGGCACCACGCTGCTGCTGACCACCCAGTACCTCGAAGAAGCCGACCGGCTGGCCGACAGCATCGCCGTCGTCGACCACGGGCGCGTGATCGCCCGCGGCACCGCCGACGAGCTCAAGGACCTCGTCGGCGGCGAGCGGATCGAACTGGTCGTCGGCACGCACGACGACGTCCTGGTCGCGCGGCGGACGCTGGCCCGGCTGGCCAGCGGCGAACCGCAGGCCGAGGGCTTCCGGCTCACCGTGCCCGTGACCCACGGCGCGAAAGCGCTTACCGAAACGCTGGCGCTGCTCGCCTCCGAAGGCGTCGAAGTCCGCGACGTCGGCCTCCGCCGCCCCACCCTCGACGACGTTTTCCTCACTCTCACCGGCCATGACGTGGCCGAGACCGCGAAGGAGGCCGTGTGA
- a CDS encoding DUF4097 family beta strand repeat-containing protein produces MPVFPTPEPITATIDVSVADVRIVAGERAETTVEVTPADPADSEDVKAVARTRVEFADGELLVKGPKYVTKLWGKAGALHVTVELPAGSRIRATAAMGDFHVGGRLGDSRFKTSVGDIDLDEAARLEASTATGDVRVDRATGHAEIGTGSGELRIREIDGTAVLKNSNGETRVGEVTGDLRVSTANGDILVDLAHAGVHAKTASGDIRVGAVVRDRVVLETAVGEIEVGIREGSAAWLELNSLTGTVRNTLTATDGPGGSTETVEVKAHTYTGDIVIRRA; encoded by the coding sequence ATGCCCGTTTTCCCCACGCCCGAGCCGATCACGGCCACGATCGACGTCAGCGTCGCCGACGTCCGGATCGTCGCCGGCGAGCGCGCGGAGACCACCGTCGAGGTCACCCCGGCCGACCCGGCTGACTCCGAGGACGTCAAGGCCGTCGCCCGGACCCGCGTCGAGTTCGCCGACGGCGAGCTGCTGGTCAAGGGCCCGAAGTACGTCACGAAGCTCTGGGGCAAGGCCGGTGCCCTGCACGTCACCGTCGAACTGCCCGCCGGCTCGCGGATCCGGGCCACCGCCGCGATGGGCGACTTCCACGTCGGCGGCCGCCTCGGCGACAGCCGGTTCAAGACGTCCGTCGGCGACATCGACCTCGACGAGGCCGCGCGGCTCGAGGCGAGCACTGCGACCGGCGACGTCCGCGTCGACCGCGCCACCGGGCACGCCGAGATCGGCACCGGCTCGGGCGAGCTGCGGATCCGCGAAATCGACGGCACGGCCGTGCTGAAGAACTCCAACGGCGAGACCCGCGTCGGCGAGGTGACCGGCGACCTGCGCGTCAGCACCGCCAACGGCGACATCCTCGTCGACCTGGCGCACGCGGGCGTGCACGCCAAGACCGCGTCCGGCGACATCCGGGTCGGCGCGGTCGTGCGCGACCGGGTCGTCCTCGAAACCGCCGTCGGCGAGATCGAGGTCGGCATCCGCGAGGGCAGCGCCGCGTGGCTCGAGCTGAACTCCCTGACCGGCACCGTGCGCAACACGCTCACCGCCACCGACGGGCCCGGCGGCAGCACCGAGACCGTCGAGGTCAAGGCCCACACCTACACCGGCGACATCGTCATCCGCCGCGCCTGA
- a CDS encoding toxin-antitoxin system HicB family antitoxin codes for MDLTPFVDELRRELAVAAEAAGEEAVALAERLTAPLESAIRLTLLDALSAATDEITRDLAPGSVEVRLRRRDAEFAVSLPTTPEPAPAEPPPPPPEADDGAVSRINLRLPEQLKQRVEEAAGRDRISINAWLVRAASSALGPDRTHPTQRRSVFGEKYTGWVQ; via the coding sequence ATGGACCTGACGCCCTTCGTGGACGAACTCCGCCGGGAGCTCGCGGTCGCCGCCGAAGCGGCGGGCGAGGAAGCCGTCGCCCTCGCCGAGCGGCTCACCGCGCCGCTCGAATCGGCGATCCGGCTCACCCTGCTCGACGCGCTCTCGGCCGCGACCGACGAGATCACCCGCGACCTCGCCCCCGGTTCCGTCGAAGTGCGCCTCCGCCGCCGCGACGCCGAGTTCGCCGTTTCCCTGCCCACGACACCCGAACCGGCGCCCGCGGAACCGCCGCCGCCCCCGCCCGAGGCCGACGACGGCGCCGTCTCCCGGATCAACCTCCGGCTGCCCGAGCAGCTCAAGCAGCGCGTCGAAGAAGCCGCCGGCCGGGACCGGATCTCCATCAACGCCTGGCTCGTCCGGGCCGCGAGCAGCGCGCTCGGGCCCGATCGCACGCACCCCACCCAGCGCCGGTCGGTCTTCGGCGAGAAGTACACCGGCTGGGTCCAGTAA